One window from the genome of Bdellovibrio sp. NC01 encodes:
- the recA gene encoding recombinase RecA produces the protein MANATVDSKANSEKSKALELAVSTIEKQFGKGSIMRLGANESLVKDVEAISTGALSLDIALGIGGLPKGRIVEIYGPESSGKTTLCLSVIAQAQKKGGTVAFVDAEHALDVNYARKLGVNTEDLLISQPDTGEQALEITETLVRSGAIDVLVVDSVAALVPRAEIEGDMGDSHVGLQARLMSQALRKLTAAINRSNTLVIFINQIRMKIGVMFGNPETTTGGNALKFYSSVRLDVRRVGAIKNGEDVTGNRTAVKVVKNKMAPPFTKVEFDLMYGEGISEEGDLLDLAVTANFVEKSGAWFSINGERMGQGRDAAKTFLKEHPEYMTELRSKILAANGIGKLLVDAEGNAGEDHEGTEPVEAEEAAPKKAKKGKH, from the coding sequence ATGGCAAACGCTACTGTAGACAGCAAAGCAAATTCAGAAAAATCAAAAGCCTTGGAATTGGCAGTTTCGACTATCGAAAAGCAATTCGGTAAAGGTTCTATCATGCGTTTGGGCGCTAACGAGTCTTTGGTTAAAGACGTTGAAGCGATCAGCACTGGTGCATTGAGCTTGGATATCGCTCTTGGTATCGGTGGTCTTCCTAAAGGTCGTATTGTAGAAATCTACGGACCTGAATCTTCTGGTAAAACAACTCTGTGCTTGTCAGTTATTGCTCAAGCTCAGAAAAAAGGTGGCACTGTTGCATTCGTAGATGCTGAGCACGCTTTGGACGTAAACTACGCTCGTAAATTGGGTGTGAACACTGAAGATCTTTTGATCTCTCAACCAGACACTGGTGAACAAGCTTTGGAAATCACTGAAACTCTTGTTCGCTCTGGCGCGATCGACGTATTGGTTGTCGACTCTGTAGCGGCTTTGGTTCCTCGTGCAGAGATCGAAGGCGACATGGGTGATTCTCACGTAGGTCTTCAAGCTCGTTTGATGTCTCAAGCTCTTCGTAAATTGACTGCGGCGATCAACCGTTCAAACACTCTAGTTATCTTCATCAATCAAATCCGTATGAAAATCGGTGTGATGTTCGGTAACCCAGAAACAACAACTGGTGGTAACGCGTTGAAATTCTACTCTTCAGTTCGTTTGGATGTACGCCGTGTTGGCGCGATCAAAAATGGCGAAGATGTGACTGGTAACCGTACTGCAGTTAAAGTTGTGAAAAACAAAATGGCTCCTCCGTTCACTAAAGTTGAATTCGACTTGATGTACGGTGAAGGTATTTCTGAAGAAGGTGACTTGCTAGATCTAGCAGTAACTGCAAACTTCGTTGAAAAATCTGGTGCTTGGTTCTCTATCAATGGTGAGCGCATGGGCCAAGGCCGCGATGCTGCGAAAACATTCTTGAAAGAACACCCAGAATACATGACTGAACTTCGCTCTAAAATCTTGGCAGCGAACGGCATCGGTAAACTTTTGGTAGACGCTGAAGGCAACGCCGGCGAAGACCACGAAGGTACAGAGCCAGTTGAAGCTGAAGAAGCTGCTCCTAAGAAAGCGAAAAAAGGTAAGCACTAA
- a CDS encoding SDR family oxidoreductase, which yields MPEHSQIQNEPKPPFPKQQMKSPGVEAEMDLRPKFEAPLYKEAGKLQGKKALITGGDSGIGRAVALLYAREGADVAITFLPVEREDAEETKIDVEAFDRKCILIEGDLTDEKFCQKAVEETLDQLGGIDILVSNAAHQMRKSDIADITSEEFERTYRTNIFAYFHLAKAAIPHMKPGSAIIATSSETATRAPKDLLDYASTKGAINTFTKSLAQQLIEKGIRVNAVAPGPVWTPLNPSDEGTTKERISEFGSNQPIKRPAQPEEIAPAYVFLASDADSSYISGAILPEMGGEPM from the coding sequence ATGCCTGAGCATTCACAAATTCAAAACGAACCAAAGCCACCTTTTCCGAAACAACAAATGAAATCACCAGGTGTTGAAGCAGAGATGGATTTGCGTCCCAAATTCGAAGCACCTCTTTACAAAGAAGCAGGGAAGTTGCAAGGCAAGAAAGCCCTCATCACGGGCGGAGATTCCGGCATCGGTCGCGCGGTCGCACTGCTTTATGCCCGTGAAGGTGCTGACGTTGCGATTACTTTTTTGCCGGTAGAGCGTGAAGACGCTGAAGAAACCAAAATCGACGTTGAGGCGTTCGATCGCAAATGCATTTTGATTGAAGGTGATTTGACCGACGAAAAGTTTTGTCAGAAAGCCGTCGAAGAAACCTTGGATCAACTTGGCGGGATTGATATTTTAGTCAGCAATGCCGCCCATCAAATGCGTAAGAGCGATATCGCAGATATTACTTCCGAAGAGTTTGAACGAACATATCGCACCAACATTTTTGCTTACTTTCATTTAGCGAAGGCGGCGATTCCGCATATGAAGCCGGGATCAGCGATCATCGCGACAAGTTCCGAAACCGCAACACGCGCACCGAAAGATTTGTTGGACTACGCTTCAACGAAGGGTGCGATCAACACGTTTACAAAAAGTTTGGCGCAGCAGTTGATTGAAAAAGGAATTCGCGTCAACGCGGTGGCACCGGGCCCTGTGTGGACACCGTTGAATCCTTCTGACGAAGGCACAACCAAAGAGCGCATCTCTGAATTCGGCAGCAACCAACCAATCAAGCGCCCCGCCCAGCCAGAAGAAATCGCTCCCGCGTACGTCTTCCTTGCGTCCGACGCCGACTCAAGCTACATCAGCGGCGCGATCCTTCCAGAAATGGGCGGCGAACCCATGTAA
- a CDS encoding phosphatidylglycerophosphatase A, producing MKLVATFFGVGLSPKAPGTVATVATIPLVLLLNWAGPIPYMLVTIALIPIGIIAAQIYEQDKGSHDAKEIVIDEVVGFLITMVWLPLTWQAILIGFVLFRLLDITKPLFIGYLDKKIQGGLGVMMDDVAAGIIASLVMQLLFTHTNWLGSQILVG from the coding sequence ATGAAACTTGTCGCAACTTTTTTTGGTGTAGGTTTGAGTCCGAAAGCTCCGGGAACGGTTGCTACGGTTGCGACAATTCCACTTGTTTTGCTGTTGAATTGGGCAGGTCCAATTCCTTATATGCTCGTGACTATCGCTCTGATTCCGATCGGAATTATTGCCGCTCAGATCTACGAACAAGACAAGGGGAGTCATGATGCCAAGGAAATCGTCATTGATGAGGTCGTTGGCTTCCTGATTACAATGGTTTGGCTGCCTTTGACATGGCAGGCCATTTTAATTGGTTTTGTCCTCTTTAGATTACTGGACATTACCAAGCCTTTATTCATAGGATATTTAGATAAGAAGATCCAAGGGGGTCTTGGAGTTATGATGGATGACGTAGCTGCCGGTATTATTGCCAGCCTCGTTATGCAACTGCTCTTTACGCACACTAATTGGTTGGGGTCACAGATCCTGGTTGGTTAA
- a CDS encoding CinA family protein: protein MALRDDKLQELIRSLRDQKLTVGFAESCTGGALSSFLTEQAGVSDIFLGSVVSYSNEAKVDLLGVRRDTLMQEGAVSESVARQMAHGVRRQLKTDWSVAITGIAGPSGGTPTKPVGTVCIAIAGPDFEDSRKELFSGDRKGIQQASVDYSVNWLCEILGKK, encoded by the coding sequence ATGGCTTTGAGAGACGATAAACTTCAAGAACTCATTCGATCCCTTCGCGACCAAAAACTCACAGTGGGTTTTGCGGAAAGTTGTACTGGAGGTGCACTTTCTAGTTTTCTAACAGAGCAAGCAGGCGTGTCCGACATATTTCTAGGCTCTGTGGTTTCTTACTCTAACGAGGCGAAGGTGGATCTTCTGGGGGTCCGTCGAGACACTCTCATGCAAGAGGGTGCGGTGAGCGAGTCAGTCGCTCGTCAAATGGCGCACGGAGTGCGTCGCCAGCTGAAAACAGATTGGTCTGTGGCAATCACAGGCATCGCAGGTCCGAGTGGTGGAACGCCAACGAAACCTGTGGGCACTGTATGTATTGCTATTGCTGGGCCTGACTTTGAAGACTCACGAAAAGAGTTATTTTCGGGAGATCGCAAAGGCATTCAACAGGCTTCAGTCGACTATTCTGTGAATTGGCTGTGTGAAATTCTCGGCAAGAAATAG